The Streptomyces bacillaris sequence CGCGATGGCCAGACTCTCCGGCGACCGGAACACCGCCCGCTGCGCCGACCAGGCCGGGTTCGGGGCCGGGGCCGGGCGTGGTGGCGTGGCGGGGGACGGCTCCTGACGTACGTAGTGGGGTCGGGCGGGGTCCGCCGGTGCGGGGGCCGGTTCCGGGGCCCGGGCGGGGGGTGCCGCCGCGGGCCGCTCCGGTGGCGTCGGCGGTGGTACGGACCCGGGTGGGCGCGGGGCCGCCTGCGGGGCGGGGCCCGGCGCCGCGGCGATCGTCGGTACGTACGCGAGCGGGGCGGACGGCGGCGGTGGCGGCGAGACGGGCTGGCGGTGGCCCGGGACGGGCGGGGCCCAGGGGGTGTGCCCGGCGGCGGGCGGGGCTGAAGGGGCGCTCCCAGCGGCGGCCGAGGCGGCGGGCGGCTCCGACGGGCTGCCCGCACCCGCACCCGCACCCGAGCCCGCACCCGAGCCCGCGCCCGATCCCGCAGCCGGACCCGGACCCACTGGTTCCGGCGTGCTTCCCGCGGCCTCCCCACCGGCCCCGCCCGGTCGCCACTCGCCCTGGGCCGCCGCCCGGCCGGAGATCCGCGCGACCTCAGCGAGGGCACGGGCGGGCAGCCAGGGGTCGGCGAAGGCGGCCCCGGCACCAGCCCCGGTGCTGCCGGCCCCGTTCCCATCGCCGTCCCCATCGCCGTCGAGCAGCGCTGCGTACGGGGCCAGCCGGGAGGCCAGGGCGGGGGCGTCGGGGCGGTCGGCGGGGTCCTTGGCCAGGCACTCCGCGACGAGGGGGCGCAGTTCGTCGGGGACGTCGTCCAGGGCGGGGGAGTCCTGGACGACGGCGTACATCAGCGCGTGCTGGTTGGTGGAGTCCGGTACGGGGAAGGGCAGCCGCCCGGTGGCCGCGAACACCAGGACGCCGCCCAGCCCGAAGACATCGCTCGCGGGCGTGAGGGCGCGGCCGAGCACCTGCTCGGGCGACATATAGCCCGGTGACCCCACGGACGCGCCGGTGCGGGTGAGCCCGCCGCCGGTCGAGGCGTCGACGAGCTTGGCCACCCCGAAGTCGATGAGCCGGGGCCCCTCGACGGTGAGCAGGATGTTCGACGGCTTCACATCGCGGTGCACCAGCCCCGCCGCGTGCACCGCCTCCAGGGCCCGGGCGAGCCCGGCCGCGAGGGCTCCGGCGGAGGCGGCGGGCAGCGGGCCCTGCGTGGCCACCAGCCGCTGGAGCGGCAGGCCGGGGACGAACTCGGTCGCCACCCAAGGCCGTTGGCCGTCCGCCCCGGGCTCCGCGGCGACGACCTGGGCGATGCCCCCGGCCCGTACGAGACTCGCGGCCTCGATCTCGCGGGCGAAGCGCACCCGGAAGTCGGGGTCCTCGGTGAAGCCGTACCGGATGGACTTCAGGGCGACCCGCTCACCCCCGCCGCCCACCGCGAGGTACACCGTCCCCATGCCGCCCTCGCCCAGCCGGGCCAGCAGCCGGTACGGCCCTATCCGGGCGGGATCCGCCTGATCCAGCGGCCACATGTTCGGTCCTCCCCCGTGAAACCTGGCGTCCGGCGCCTGCGCACCGCCGGTCGAAGCCGATCTTGCGATCGTGGCAGTAGCCTGCCCGACACGGGAGCGTGTGCGCCAGTCCACGGCCTCCGGGGGTCTGCGCTCAGCCCTCCCTGGTCCGTACGGTGACGTGGTCGACCC is a genomic window containing:
- a CDS encoding protein kinase domain-containing protein; amino-acid sequence: MWPLDQADPARIGPYRLLARLGEGGMGTVYLAVGGGGERVALKSIRYGFTEDPDFRVRFAREIEAASLVRAGGIAQVVAAEPGADGQRPWVATEFVPGLPLQRLVATQGPLPAASAGALAAGLARALEAVHAAGLVHRDVKPSNILLTVEGPRLIDFGVAKLVDASTGGGLTRTGASVGSPGYMSPEQVLGRALTPASDVFGLGGVLVFAATGRLPFPVPDSTNQHALMYAVVQDSPALDDVPDELRPLVAECLAKDPADRPDAPALASRLAPYAALLDGDGDGDGNGAGSTGAGAGAAFADPWLPARALAEVARISGRAAAQGEWRPGGAGGEAAGSTPEPVGPGPAAGSGAGSGAGSGAGAGAGSPSEPPAASAAAGSAPSAPPAAGHTPWAPPVPGHRQPVSPPPPPSAPLAYVPTIAAAPGPAPQAAPRPPGSVPPPTPPERPAAAPPARAPEPAPAPADPARPHYVRQEPSPATPPRPAPAPNPAWSAQRAVFRSPESLAIALSWLYGVYIAFKCVAVVMHLGFAGEIGDWKKADFALWTDVETLVGKADTLILVDSLLAVAAGVTTLVWFWRVRINAEAFAPREHRYSPGMAIGSWFIPVAGWIIPGKITFDIWYASLQERHRGRPDEWGWQTTRRWPGRRLLGLWWGWGIVFSVSASVVYFLPDVMRGAVDYPNAIHFDRMLSAVHWGTFLNLLCIPGVALSIAVVRRLTELQDIRSAGPS